AGCCGCTCAATGTCGGCCCCTGGGCCATGACACAGCCAAAGCGGCACGTCCTTGGCGGTGCGGGCCAGCTGGCTGAGCAGCGGCAGATCCAGATGGCGCGAGATCACCACCCGCACCGGCTGTTGCGCAACCCCAAGATCACGCACCGTCAGCGACGGATCATCCGCCCGCGCTGTGCCTGCGCCGACCATCACCGCGTCATGGCGGGCCCGCATAGCATGCACCGACCGCCGCGCCTCGGGGCCGGTAATCCACTGGCTGTGGCCAGTGCTGGTGGCAATACGCCCGTCAAAGCTGCTGGCCAGTTTCAGCGTCACCAAGGGGCGACCCTGCTCTGTTCTCAGAAAAAATCCGGCGTGGTCTCGGGCTGCTTGTTCGGCCATCACGCCAGTTCTGACGTCAATTCCAGAGCGCCGCAACTGTTCGAACCCCTGGCCCGAGACCCTGGGATCGCTGTCCTCGATCGCCGCGACAACACGGCTGATACCTGCTTCTATCAATGCCTGCGCACAGGGGGGCGTTTTGCCCTGATGTGAACAGGGTTCCAGCGTCACATAGGCCGTGGCCCCTTTGGCCTGCGCGCCAGCCTGGGCCAGCGCAACCGTTTCGGCATGCGGTCGCCCGCCCGGTTGGGTCCAGCCACGGCCGACAATCCGCCCGCCCTGAACCACCACACAACCCACCGCCGGGTTGGGCCAGCACAGCCCCATACCTCGCCGCCCCAGACTAAGCGCCAATGCCATAAACCGGGTGTCAGTATCGCTCACTCTTCTGGCGGCACCATTGGCCGCAATTCATGAACGAAATCCTCAAAATCATCGGCCGCCTGGAAGTTCTTATAGACACTGGCAAAGCGCACATAGGCCACGGTGTCGATGCGGGCCAGCGACTCCATCACGATCTCACCAATCCGGTTGGATTGAATATCAGTGTCGCCCATGCTTTCCAGCCGTCGCACAATGCCCGAGATCATCTGATCAATCCGGTCCGGATCAACCGGGCGTTTCTGCATCGAAATACGGATGGAGCGCTCTAGCTTATCGCGGTCGAAATCTTCGCGTTTGCCCTTTGACTTGATCACCACGAGGTCGCGCAGCTGCACCCGTTCATAGGTGGTAAAACGTCCCCCACAAGCCGGGCAAAACCGCCGCCGCCGGATTGCGACGTGATCCTCGGCGGGCCGGGAATCCTTTACTTGAGTATCAACATTCCCGCAAAACGGACAGCGCATAAACAAATCCTCTCAATCAACTCGACCATAATTTGTACGGAGTTCCACGTAGTTATCCACAGTTATAGGCCAGACGCTAGGATTTGGGTAGGGGGATATTCACGCCCCTATATAGGCGCTGTCACAGGCGCCTTCAGGTCAGATGAGCCACGACATTACGCTGATGTGACGCTGTGCGGTGCTCAAATAAATAGATCCCCTGCCAGGTGCCCAGCAGAATCCTCCCCTGGTGAACCGGCAGCGACAGGCTGACCGGCATCATGGCCGCCTTGATATGCGCGGGCATGTCATCGGGACCTTCATATGTATGGCGCAGATAATGCATCGATGGATCAGTACTGGGCGGCACAAGTCGGTGGAAAAACGCCTGCAAATCCGCCTGCACCTCGGGGTCGGCGTTTTCCTGGATCAAAAGTGAGCAAGAGGTGTGTTGCACAAACAGTGTCAGAAGCCCGTTTTGGCGATCCAGTCCCGCGACCCAAGTTTGGGCGCGATCAGTAAATTCATATAGTCCTGGACCCTGTGTTGCGATCTGAAACAGAGCTTGCATGCCGTCAGAACACCCCAAATCGTAAACTGTAAAAACCAGGCCGCAGGTGACAGCGGTCAAACGCAAAGGTCAATGAACGAGAATAACCTACTTTTAGAATATCGCTGATATAGCTGGCCTCATAGGGTTCAAGGCCGATCGCCTCTGGCTTCAGTGTAAATGTCACCGCATCCCTGGCCCCTGTTGTCACCCCACGACCGATGCCGCTGACGACGTAGATCTTGGTCTTCCAAGGGGCCCGTTCGACACGCCGCACATAGTCACCGATCCCGCACCAGTAATCGTCCTTGTTCGCACCAGGCCGGCCTATGACTTCAATGACGTTTTGATCGACCCTGTTGACATAGAGCGAGTTTGTCGCCTGGAACTCTTGCGCCATCACGGGAAGAGCCAACGAACAGGCGCTGACAACTGCTAATGACCTAAATATCCGTTGCACCATCTATCTCCAATCCGGCCTTTCAACACCAATGCCATCACAAGACCTTGCCTGCACCACCGCCATCACATCAGCCGGACGTCCCGAATTACAAAGCTCAGAACTGGCCAAGCAAAAATGGGTCACAGTGACTATCGCCACCCTGCACGGTCATAGCGCTGCCAACACTGAAGGACGTGGTCCCTATAATGCCACGCGGCTGGACCTGAGAGCCACCCGGATCAAGCGAGAATAGAACGGTATCCTTACGGCCCGAGACCTCGCCCGTGCCAAGGCCACGAACAATGTAGAATGGTGTTTGCCATCCTGCCCCCAGATAGCGGCGCGCATATTCAGACCCTGCACACCAATAGGCAGACCGCGTACTTCCCAATTGAGGCGCTACCTCAAACACGACACCGTCGTGCGGATAAGCGCGTGCACCATACTTCAAGCTTTTGAAATTGCTGACTTCACTTGTACAGGCCGACACCGCAGCTGCACAAAGAACCAATGTGGAAAGAGCTTTTATCATCTGAAACCAATATGTAATACGCCAACTTGGCGTGGTAGCCTGGCCCCATCATACGCGGGTTGTGCTGCTGCGCCAGCCTAATACCTGTCACCTATGGCTCTTCGGGCAAAACCTCGCCTAAAGGAAGAGATGACTATTGCAACCCGGCATCATACCAGGCGTTTGCCAGCGGCGTTAGGTTCATCCGTACCGAGCCGGTATCACAAATCAGCAGCGCCAGACGGTTGCCCTCTTCATGTACCGAAAGCTGTCCTTCGGCCACGGCATCCTCGGACAGCCGGTCCACGCTGAAACTGATCAGGTAGCTCACCGATTTGTTGAAGAACCGGACATCTTCGCCGTAATAGCGGCCAATCCCTGTCCACGGGGTGAAGTCTAGTTCATCAAGGCCACGCAGCAAAAACAGATCAGGCACCTGCCCTATCCGGCCGTAAGCATAGCTATAATCAGCGCCATCCTGACAGATATGGACGGCTTTCTTGCCGTGGGAAAACGTGCAGGAGAACAGCTCGGCACCGTTTTGACACTGCGCCCATGCCGCCGGAGCGATCAGGGACAGAGACAGGCTGGTCATTAGGGTGCGGAGCATGGGGATCATCCTATTTGGCGCAGTTGCCACTCAGGATAGCGTACATCAGATTGAAGAACCAGAACCGAGGGGGCGTGATTATCGGGTTGGAAACGGGATGATATCCGCCGATTGCCGCGGCGCCATGGCGTCCAGTATAAGGGCCAGCACGTCCTGCTTGGTCTCGTCTTCGCCAAATGTCTTGCGGGCGAGCTGCCGTAAGAAAGAGCGCGCTGTCTCGGCATCCAGGGCTTTCAGCTTCACGTCGTGATCGCGCAGGGCATCGACCATAAACTGGTTGGCCAACACCATCGCGTTCAAGGACTGAAGTTTTTCCCCCAAAACGCCAAGCGCCTCGTTCAGGTTTGAATTTGCAGACATCGTTTTCCCCTTGGTGTATGCACACCTCCACTGGGGAGAGCCTAGAGGCCGATAAGCTGTGGGGCAATGCAGCGCGTTAGCAAATGGTTAACATCGCCCGGACCTGCCTGGCGCGCTTAGCCGAATATGCGGTCGCCCATCTGGTCGATCGCGAGCTTGGCTTTCTGGATCGCGGCCTCGGCAGCAGCATCGCTGGCACTGAAGGTATCCGCCCGGATGAGCTTGTGGATTTTCAACTCGCCCCCGATCTCTTTCTCGATCCGCGCCCCAAGGCGGTAGCCCTTACCTTCGGCAAGGGGGTCGGGGAAAATAGCGAACCCATTGTACATTTCAGGCTCAGGGGCCTTGGGGGTCGCCGCGCTGGACCCACCGAAGAGTTTTTTCAAAAGGGACATTTGGGGCTCCTAATAGTTTTGGCGGATGGTGACATATCGGGCGGGGCTTGGAAAGGTCGGGTCGTCCCACAAGAGGCAGTGCCTGACAGTGAGAGCTGAAGCCGTCTCAATAACGATCCGGGGATCAGTCTAGGCCGAAATGGGTGAGCCCTTAAAAACGCTCTTTTGAAACCGACATATCCACACAGGGCAGTGTCTGACCTTGGGGAGGTGCAAAGCGCCTTCCCGGGGGGAAGGTCAGGCGCGGCCCGGCGGTGCCGGGCTAAGAACGAGCCATTACACTAGCCTGCTTACTTGTAAGTCGCCTTCTTCTCCAGAAATCATATATTCGGAAGCCCATTTAGCCCACTTAGCTGGAAGTGATAAACTGGCAGTAGAATTTGGAATATAGGTAAATGATTGTTTCTTGTCCGAAAACCTACCAATCCAGTCACTAGACCAAATTATTCCAGAAACATCGCTATATTCAGGACTGAGAAATGCACTTCTCGGAACAGAACGACCACCTACTTTCGGAATGTGTTTGCAATTAACCCCAATTGTCGCACTCGTAGGGTTGTCCAGTGATGGGACCGAAAAGGCTAAACCTTCAATTGGATAAACTGCACTAAAAGCATATGGAAGCCTGTTATCAGGCACCTGTTGGAAAGCCGCACTCCCGCCGATAGCTATGAGTTTGACGTCAGTTTTCGATACAATTCCATTTTTCAGATATCCCCTAAACTTGTCCCTCTTCTCCTTTACTGCTGCGGTAACTCTCAGCTCTATCTGCGTTTTTGGAGTTTTTGCCATTATCCCTTGTCGACAAGCATCGACCGTATCCGGCACACTATTAGGATTAGAGACGTCGCCAAAAGTAGGACTAATTGCTTCGATCCAAATTCTTTGATCGTTTTCTTCAATAAGGATGTCCGGACCCTCAGCGGACATCCGAACCACTAAATTTTTTCCAGCCTCCAATAGCCAATAGGCTAAGTACATCTCCCAGAAACGCTGGTCCGTTTGCCGAGCAAACTCAGATAAGAAATTTCGATCCGCAAATGGCTCATAAAGTGACCACATTCTCGCAAGCACTTTTCTATTTTCGCGCTGTGAGCTAATCCCCCTAATATTATTATAGGCTACTGATCCACAGCACTCCTGAAAAAGATCCAACAGATTCCCTTCCCAAACAAAAAGGCGCCCCGTGGGGCGCCCTTCTAATCACTGATCCAAGAAACTCCGCAGTTTGCGGCTTCGGCTTGGGTGCTTCAGCTTACGCAGCGCCTTGGCTTCGATCTGACGGATCCGTTCGCGGGTCACCGAGAACTGCTGGCCGACTTCTTCCAGCGTGTGGTCGGTGTTCATGCCGATACCAAAGCGCATCCGCAACACGCGTTCTTCCCGTGGTGTCAGCGAGGCCAGCACGCGGGTGGTGGTTTCCTTGAGGTTTTCCTGAATGGCGCTGTCCAAGGGCAGCACGGCATTCTTGTCCTCGATGAAATCACCCAGCTGGCTGTCTTCTTCGTCACCAATTGGCGTTTCCAGTGAAATCGGCTCTTTGGCGATCTTCATCACCTTGCGAACCTTCTCCAGCGGCATCTGCAGCTTGGCGGCCAGTTCTTCCGGCGTTGGCTCGCGGCCAATCTCGTGCAGCATCTGACGACCGGTGCGGACCAGCTTGTTGATGGTCTCAATCATGTGCACCGGAATACGGATGGTGCGGGCCTGATCGGCAATCGAGCGGGTGATCGCCTGACGGATCCACCAGGTCGCATAGGTCGAGAATTTGTACCCGCGACGGTATTCGAACTTGTCCACCGCCTTCATCAGGCCAATGTTACCTTCCTGGATCAGATCCAGGAACTGCAGACCACGGTTGGTGTATTTCTTGGCAATCGAGATCACCAGACGCAGGTTGGCCTCGACCATTTCCTTCTTGGCCTGACGGGCCTCTTTTTCGCCCTTCTGGACCTGC
This portion of the Parasedimentitalea marina genome encodes:
- the ribD gene encoding bifunctional diaminohydroxyphosphoribosylaminopyrimidine deaminase/5-amino-6-(5-phosphoribosylamino)uracil reductase RibD, yielding MALALSLGRRGMGLCWPNPAVGCVVVQGGRIVGRGWTQPGGRPHAETVALAQAGAQAKGATAYVTLEPCSHQGKTPPCAQALIEAGISRVVAAIEDSDPRVSGQGFEQLRRSGIDVRTGVMAEQAARDHAGFFLRTEQGRPLVTLKLASSFDGRIATSTGHSQWITGPEARRSVHAMRARHDAVMVGAGTARADDPSLTVRDLGVAQQPVRVVISRHLDLPLLSQLARTAKDVPLWLCHGPGADIERLKAWEGLGAKLLPCAVRGTQVDAADILQQLGSAGLTRVFCEGGGALAASLLAADLVDELIGFTAGLGIGADGLPMIGTLGLTRLEQALRYQLIETRQVGQDVEHRWTRSLR
- the nrdR gene encoding transcriptional regulator NrdR, with the translated sequence MRCPFCGNVDTQVKDSRPAEDHVAIRRRRFCPACGGRFTTYERVQLRDLVVIKSKGKREDFDRDKLERSIRISMQKRPVDPDRIDQMISGIVRRLESMGDTDIQSNRIGEIVMESLARIDTVAYVRFASVYKNFQAADDFEDFVHELRPMVPPEE
- a CDS encoding secondary thiamine-phosphate synthase enzyme YjbQ — protein: MQALFQIATQGPGLYEFTDRAQTWVAGLDRQNGLLTLFVQHTSCSLLIQENADPEVQADLQAFFHRLVPPSTDPSMHYLRHTYEGPDDMPAHIKAAMMPVSLSLPVHQGRILLGTWQGIYLFEHRTASHQRNVVAHLT
- a CDS encoding HlyU family transcriptional regulator, with the protein product MSLLKKLFGGSSAATPKAPEPEMYNGFAIFPDPLAEGKGYRLGARIEKEIGGELKIHKLIRADTFSASDAAAEAAIQKAKLAIDQMGDRIFG